In Nocardioides sp. WS12, the DNA window TTGTACGATGCCCGGTCGGGCCGCTCCTTTCCGGTGGTCGAGCCTGTCGAGACACTCATGCTGTGCCTCCGGCCTCGGTGATGGCGGCGCGCAGTTCCTCGACGTCCGAGGACCGGGCGGCCACACCGCTGATGCTGGTGATCCGCAGGCCGTCGCTGGCCCGGAGCAACTTGAGTCCATCGATCTTCAGGTCCGCGAGGCCCTCGATGGGTACGCGTCGGGCAGTGGTCCGCAGTGCGCTCTTCACCTGGACCTCCTTGGCGCCGACGATGATTGCCACCCCCGTGTACTGCAGGCCGCCGAGCACGAGGAACATCGCGCCCAGCACCGCGTTGGGGATCCGGTCGTTGACCAGGCCCCAGACGAGCAGCAGCAGTCCGAGCGCGAGGAAGCCGATCGCGAGCCCCAAGGGGAACCGGATCCGGAGTGGCAGGGTCACGCGCTCTCGGCCTCGCGCAGGCGCTGGCTGATGACCGCGGAGACGCCGTCGCCGCGCATGGTGACGCCGTAGAGCGCGTCGCCGACCTCCATCGTCCGCTTCTGGTGGGTGATCACGAGGAGCTGGGAGTTCTCGCGCAGCTCCTCGTAGATCTCCAGCAGGCGGCCGAGGTTGGTGTCGTCGAGCGCCGCCTCGACCTCGTCGAGGATGTAGAACGGCGACGGACGGGCCTTGAACAGGGCGACCAGGAAGGCGACCGCGACGAGCGAGCGCTCGCCACCGGAGAGCAGGGAGAGCCGCTTGACCTTCTTGCCCGGCGGACGGGCCTCGACCTCGATGCCGGTGGTGAGCATGTTGGACGGGTCGGTCAGGACCAGCTTGCCCTCACCGCCCGGGAACAGGCGGGCGAAGGTTTGGTCGAAGGCCTTGGTGACGTCCGCGAACGCCTCGGTGAAGACCTGCTCCACGCGTACGTCGACGTCCTTGACGATGTCGAGGAGGTCCTTGCGGGTGGCCCGCAGGTCCTCCAGCTGCTCGGAGAGGAACTGGTGGCGCTCCTCCATCGCGGTGAACTCCTCGAGGGCGAGCGGGTTCACCCGACCGAGCATGTTCAGCGCGCGCTCGGCCGACCGCAGGCGCTTGATCTGTTCCTCGCGCACGTAGGGAACGGTGCGGGGCTCGGCCTCCTCTTCGGACTCGGCTGCAGCAGCCGGGGCCTCGGCGGCCTCGTCCTCGGGCACGTAGAGCACCGGCACCGGCAGGTCGGGGCCGTACTCGGCGACGAGCCCGTCGGCTTCCAGTCCGAGCTCCTCGAGCGCCTTGATCTCGATCTGCTCGATCCGCATCTTCTGCTGCGTGCGGGCCATCTCGTCGCGGTGCACCGAGCTGACGAGCTCCTCGTGCTCGCGACCGAGGTCGCGCAGCGACTGCCGGACGGTCATCAGTTCCTGCTCGCGGCCGCGGCGGGAGTCCTCGACGGCCTGACGACGCTGGGAGGCCTGCTCGACCGAACCTTCGAGCCGCGCGAGCACGAACGTCACTGCGGTGGCGACGGCCTGTCCGGCACGTCCCTCGGCAATCAGACGGGAGCGACGCTCGGCGGCACGCGCACGTGCCTGCCGCTCGGCCTGCGCGGCCTTGCGCATCTGGTCGACCCGACCGTGCAGGGCACGGCCGCGCTCCTCGGAGGTGCGCAGCGAGAGCCGCGCTTCCATCTCGGACTGGCGGGCGGCGCGGGTGACCTCGACGAGGCGTTCCTGCTCCGTGGTGTCGGGCTCTTCCTCGCCGTCCTCCTCGGCGCTGGCAAGGCGCTGCTCGAGTTCGGCCAGCCCGACGAGCGCCTGTTCGCGGGACGTCTCGGCCTGCTTGATCGCCTCGGTCATCCGCTCGGCCTCGGCGCGCGCGGCGCGGGCCAGCGAACCGTGCTGGCCGAGCTCCTCGGCCACCGCTGCGAGGGTGGCGTCGGACTCGTGGAGCTTCGCCAGCGCCACGTCGACCCGCTGCTGGGCAGCGGACTTCTCGTTCTCGATCCGGGCGAGGTCGAACGACAACCGCTCGGACGACGCGATGGCCTCGGCCAGCGACGAGGTGGCCTCGTCGACCGCCGCCTGGATCTCAATCAGGCTCTGGCTGGCGTTCGAGCCACCAGACGCGAAGTGCGCACCGAGCAGGTCACCGTCGCGGGTCACTGCGACGACGTCGGGCAGGTCGGCGACCAGCGATCGGGCAGCGGCGAGGTCGTCGACGACGGCGATCTTGCGCAGCAGGCGGTTCAGCGCCGGGCGGACCTGGGCCGGGCAGTCGACGACGGAGGCGGCGTACGACGCCCCGGCCGGCAACCCGGGCCACTGGCTGACGTCCTCGGCCTCTCCCCCACCGAGCAACAGACCGGCGCGGCCGAGGTCGTCGGCCTTGAGGTGGTCGATCGCCGCAAGGGCGGTGTCGGCGTCGGTGACGGCGACGGCGTCGGCGGCGGCACCCAACGCGGTGGCCACCGCGCCTTCGTAGCCGGAGCGCACGTTGATCAGGGCGGCCACGGAGCCGAGGAGGCCGGAGACGGTGTCGCTGGCCGCGAGCAGTGCTCCGGCGCCGTCCTTGCGGGCGAGGCCGAGTTCGAGGGCTTCCTTGCGAGCGGTCAGTCCCGCCTTGTCGCGGTCGGCCTGCTGGGCCTCCTCGCGCAACTTGCCGAGACGCTCGGCCAGGTCGTCGAGTTGGGCGACCGCGGCTTCGTGCTCGGAGTCGAGGCCTTCCTCGCCGGCGTCCAGTCCAGCGACGCGGGTCTCGAGGGCGGTGAAGTCGCGCTGGGACTTGTCGGCGCGCGTCGTCGCGTCGGCGCGGGCGGTCGAGAGGCGACCGATCTCCTCCTCAGCGGCGCTGGCGCGGGAGCGGAGCGTGTTGACCTGGCCGTGCAGGCGAGCCAGCCCCTCACGTCGGTCTGCAGCAGCGCGGAGCAGGCCGGCAACCCGGCGTTCCTCGGCGGCTGCCGCCTCTTCAGCGGTACGACGACCCTGGACCGCCGTTTCGAGAGCGGTCTGCTGCTCGGCGACCTGGGCAACGATCCCGGCCTCCTGCTCGGCAAGACGCGCGGCCTCGGCCTCGAGTTCGTCGGGATCGCGTCCGTCCGGGGTGCCGTCGGCGTCAGCTCCAGCAGCGTTGCGCACTCGTTCGGTCGCGAGGCTGTGGGTGCCGCGGAACCGCTCACGCAGTGCGTTGAGCGACGACAGGGTCTCCTGCGCCACGGAGAGGGCGGGGAGGTCTTCGCGCAGGGCCGCCTCGAGGACGGCCTCCTGCTCGCGGGCCACGGCCACCGCGGCTTCGACCTCGGCGCGCCGGGTGACCAGCACGCTCTCGTCGGCGAGCTCCTGCTCGAGCGCGGTACGGGCCGTGACGAGGTCGTCGGCCAGCAGGCGTGCCCTGGCGTCACGGACGTCGGCCTGGACCGTGGCGGCCCGGCGGGCGACCTCGGCCTGGCGGCCCAGCGGCTTGAGCTGGCGACGGATCTCGCTCAGCAGGTCGTTGAGGCGGGTCAGGTTGCCCTCGGTGGAGTCGAGCTTGCGGAGCGCCTTCTCCTTGCGCTTGCGGTGCTTGAGGACACCGGCCGCTTCCTCGATGAACCCGCGCCGGTCCTCCGGCGTCGCGTGCAGGATCTGGTCGAGCTGGCCCTGGCCGACGATGACGTGCATCTCGCGGCCGATACCGGAGTCGCTCAGCAGTTCCTGGACGTCGAGCAACCGGCAGGACGTGCCGTTGATGGCGTACTCCGAGCCACCCGTGCGGAACATGGTGCGGCTGATCGTGACTTCGGAGTAGTCGATCGGGAGCGCACCGTCGGAGTTGTCGATGGTCAGCATCACCTCGGCGCGACCGAGCGGCGGGCGCCCCGTCGTACCGGCGAAGATGACGTCGTCCATCTTGCCGCCGCGCAGGCTCTTGGCGCTGGCCTCACCCATCACCCAGGCGAGGGCGTCGACGACGTTCGACTTGCCCGAGCCGTTGGGGCCCACGATGCACGTGATCCCCGGCTCCAGCTGCAGGGTCGTCGCGGACGCGAAGGACTTGAACCCCTTGAGGGTCAGGCTCTTCAGATACACGCAATCTCCCTAGCTTGTTCCAGTGCACACGTGTCGGTGTGCCGGACACAGGCGGTCGATCCTGTCACCTCGTGCAGGAACGGACCGTCGCGGGGGAAGCTCGGCGGACTCAGGCTACCCCGCGACCCCGTCGGATTCGTGCATCCGGGTGTCGTCGGATGTCGACAAATGAAACGGACCACCGTCGCTGGAGCGAGGGTGGTCCGGGGTGGTGCACCTGAATGGCAGGAAACCTGCCGTCAGGAGTCAGCTACAAGTCACGCCGGCTGCATGTCGCCGGTCAGGATCTCGGCAGCCCGCGCCGACACCAACTTGTCGTTCTCCTCAGACAGACGGAGGACGAGGGACTCCAACTCGGCGACCCGGTTGCGCAGGCGAGAATTCTCAAGCGCGAGGCGGGGGTCGCGGAGGTCGCTGTTCAGGTGTCCGATCAGCGCCTTGGCCATGAAGTTGAGCCTTCCGGTTCGAGGGTCGGCCCGAGGGGTGGGGGCCGTCTACAAGAGTCCCACTTCAGCGTGCGCGGGTCAATCTCAGAGCCTACGACGAGGAGTGGGCTGGCATCGTGGGCAGAAGTACGACGACCGGTTCATGAACGCGACCCGCCGGATCGCCGTGCCGCATCGGTCACAGGGCTCGTCCTCGCGCCCGTAGGCGTGCAGCGAGCGGTCGAAGTAACCCGATTCGCCGTTGACGTTGACGTACAGCGCATCGAAGGACGTCCCACCCTGGGCGAGCGCAGCGCCCATGACCTCGCGGGCGTGGCGGAGCAGGTCGACCGCCTGTTTGCGGGTGAGCCGGTCCCCCGGCCGTTCGCCGTGCAGGCCGGCGCGCCAGAGCGCCTCGTCGGCGTAGATGTTGCCGACGCCGGAGATGAGGCCCTGGTCGAGCAGCAGGCGCTTCACGCCGGAGGTGCGCTTGCGGAGGCGGGCGATGAACTGCTCGTCGTCGAACTCCGGGTCCATGGGGTCCCGGGCGATGTGGGCGATCTCGGGCGGCAGTTCAGCACCGCCGAGCGACACGGACAGGCCACCGAACATGCGCTGGTCGACGAAGCGAAGCTCACGTCCCTCGGCCGCGCCGTCCAGCCGGAAACGGACCCGCAGGTGCCGTTCGACCGGGGCGTCGACGGGCTGCACGAGCATCTGGCCGCTCATTCCGAGGTGGCCCAAGATGGCGTCGCCGTTGTCCAGAGGAAGCCAGAGGTACTTGCCGCGACGGCGAGCGCCGTCGATCCGGCGGCCGGTCAGCGCGGCGGTGAAGCCCGCAGCGCCGGACGGGTGGCGTCGTACGGGACGGTCGTGCAGGACGTCGATCGCGGTGATCGTTGCGCCGACCACGTGGCGCTCGAGCCCGGCGCGGACAACCTCGACCTCGGGAAGTTCAGGCACGGTGGAACCGGCGGTGGATCAGCTGCCGGCAGCGATCGGACGACCGTGGGCGTCGAGGCCCAGGTCGGCAGCGATCTCGCCGTATGCCGTCTCGGCGGCGCCCTGCTCGGCTTCCTTCTTGGAGCGGCCGGTGCCGTTGCCGTAGAGCCGTTCGCCGACGCGGACCTGCGCCGTGAAGGTCTTCAGGTGGTCCGGGCCGTCGTCCTCGATGACGTACTCGGGCACGCCCAGCGACTGCTCGGCCGCGAGTTCCTGCAGCGAGGTCTTCCAGTCCAGGCCCGCACCGAGGGCCGAGGCAGCCTCGATGAGCGGGTCGAAGAGCCGGTGGACGACCTCCGAGGAGGTGGTGATGCCGCCTCCGCTGAGGTGGATCGCGCCGATCACGGCCTCGACGGTGTCGGACAGGATCGAGGCCTTGTCGCGACCGCCGGTGGCTTCCTCGCCGCGACCGAGCTTGATGTGCTTGCCGAGACCCATGTCGCGGGCCACACCGGCCAGCGCGCGGGCGTTGACGACCGCAGCACGGAGCTTGGCGAGCCGGCCCTCGGAGAGGTCCGGGTGGATCACGTAGAGCGTTTCGGTGACGACGACGCCGAGCACCGAGTCACCGAGGAACTCCAGCCTTTCGTTGGTCGGAAGACCACCGTTTTCGTAGGCGTAGGAGCGGTGCGTCAGGGCGCGGTCGAGCAGCTCGGGGTCCAGCGTGGGATCCCCGAGCGCTCGACGCAGCTCGACGTAGTCGGTGATGCTGCAGGCCTCAGAGGACCTGGCGACGGGCGGCGCGCGCGCCGTACTGGCCGCAGGTGCCGCACGCACGGTGCGGGAGGTGCTTGGCACCGCACGCCGGGTTGGCACAGGTGACCAGCACCGGGGCGACGGCCTTCCACGCAGAACGACGGTGCCGCGTGTTGCTGCGCGACATCTTCCGCTTCGGAACAGCCATGTCTTCTCCTTGAAATCGGGGAACGTCGACGCTCGGGTGAGCGCTAGTCCTTGTGGTCTTCGTGGGCTTCTTCGGTCAGCGCTGTCAGCGCCGTCCAACGCGGGTCGATCGCCGCCTCGTGCGTGTGGTCCGGGTCATCCGCCAGCCGTGCGCCACATTCGACACACAACCCCGGACAGTCGTCCTCACACAGCGGCTGGAACGGCAGTGCAAGCACCACCGCGTCCCGCAGCAGCGGCTCCAGGTCGACCAGGTCGTCCCGCAGCATGCTGACCTCGTCGTCCTCTTCCGCGTCAGCGGAATCCCGGATGTCGTCGTAGACGAACAGTTCCTGGAAATTCACCACGAGGTCTTCGCGGATCGGTTCCAGGCACCGCGCACACTCACCCTCCAGCCCGGCTTGCGCCGTACCGGTGATGAGCACACCTTCCATGACCGCTTCCATGCGCAAGTCGAGTTCAACCGGCGCGCCTTCGGGTACGGCAAGGACTTCGATGCCCAGATCTGCCGGAGCCGGCACTGTCAGCAACACCTCACGCTGGGACCCCGGACGGCGGCCGAGCTCGCGTGTATCGAGCACGAGCGGCGCTCTCGGGTCCAGGTCGTTCAGGTGAATCACTTCCAGGTCCGGGCACAACAGATCGGATCAATCTTAGGGTCAGCGCTCTGACCGGGCAAAACGCGGTCGATGCTCACTCCTGACCCGTCCGTTCTGCGAGGCGCTCGACGAGCCGTTTGTGGACGGCCGGCGGCACCAGTTCGGAGACGTTGCCGCCGAGTGCCGCGACCTCCTTGACGAGGCTGGAGGAGACGTAGCCCAGCGACGCGGTGGTCGGGATGAACACCGTCTCAACCCCGGTCTGGTGGGCGTTCATCTGCGCCATCGGCAGTTCGTACTCGTAGTCGTTGCCGCCGCGCAGGCCCTTGACGATTGCCTGGGCGTCCATCTCGCGGCAGAAGTCGACGATCAGGCCGGTGAAGCCCATCACGGTCACGTTGGGGAGGTCGGCACACGCCTCACGCAGCATCTCGAGCCGCTCGTCGGGCTCGAAGAGCCGCGACTTCGAGATGTTGGTGCCGGTGGCGACGATCAGCTCGTCGAACAGCGCCGACGCGCGCCGGAAGATGTCGACGTGCCCGTTGGTCACGGGGTCGAAGGAACCGGGACACACCGCACGGGTCATGGGGCGAGGCTAGTGGTACCCGGGTGCTCGGCGAACCACACGGTCGTCTCGCCGTACCTTTTCTGCCCCCGTTTGCCCGACAGCGGTACGACGCCAGAGGGCCACGAGGGCTGCGGGCTGCGCCGCGAACGCTCCACCACCACGAGCGCGTCATCGGCAAGCCACCCCTGCACGGCGAGCAGGGCCAGGTCCTCGGCCACCGTCGCGTCGTCGAGCGGGTACGGCGGGTCGGAGAAGACCAGGTCGAACGGCGCCCGAGGCGGCTCGGCGAGGACAGCCGTGACACTGCGCGCCAGCACATCGGCCACCTCGCAGCCGATGCTGCGGGCGTTGCCGCGAATCAACTCGGCGGTGCTCCTGTCGGACTCGACGAGCGTCACCGCTGCGGCGCCACGGGACCAGGCTTCGAGCCCGATGGCCCCCGATCCGGCGTACAGGTCCAGGACGCGCAGGCCCTGCAGCGAGCCGGCCCAGGCCTCGAAACTGGAGAACAGTGCCTCGCGGACCCGGTCGCTGGTCGGCCGCGTCTGGTCGCCCTTGGGCGTCTGGAGGCGGCGCCCGCCGGCCACTCCCGAGATGATGCGTGTCATGGGCGTGTCCTCACGACTTGTCCACGAAGCCGGCCTGCTGCGACCGCTCCAGATCGAGTACGGCGTCCGCCAGTTCCGCTGCGTGCGCGAGATCGGCGTCCTGGTCCAGCAGCCCTTCCGCGGCCTCACGTGCGGCCACGATGGTGTCCTCGTCGCGGAGCACCCGGAGGTTCTCGAGGCTGGAGCGACGTCCGGCCTGCGAGGCGCCGAGCACGTCGCCCTCGCGGCGTTGTTCGAGGTCGAACCGGCTGAGCAGGAACCCGTCGGTGGTGGAGGCGACCACGTCGAGGCGTTCGCGTGCGGGCGTGCCGACCTCGGTGTGGCTGACCAGCAGACACAGGCCGGGGAATCCGCCACGACCGACCCGACCGCGCAGCTGGTGGAGCTGGGAGACACCGAACCGGTCCGCGTCGAGGATGACCATGGCGGTGGCGTTGGCGACGTCGACGCCGACCTCGATCACCGTGGTCGACACCAGCACGTCGAGGTCGCCGGCGGCGAAGGCGCGCATGGTCGCGTCCTTCTCGTCGCTGGCGAGGCGGCCGTGGAGACGGCCGATCCGCAGCCCGGCCAGTGGGCCGTGGCCCAGCTGTTCGATGACTTCCTCGACCGCTGCCGCGGCAGGCGGAGGGGCGACCTCCACGGCCTCGCCGTCCTCGTCGATCACGACGTTCACCGCGTCGACCTGACCGGCCTCCGCCTCGTCGCCGGAGATCCGCGGGCACACGACGTAGACCTGATGGCCCTTCTCGACCTCTTCGCGCACCCGGGCCCAGACCCGGTCGATCCACGCAGGCTGCTGGACCAGGGGCACGACATTGGTCTGGATCGGTGCGCGTCCGGCGGGCAGTTCGGTCAGCGTGGAGGACTCGAGGTCGCCGAACACGGTCATCGCGACGGTGCGCGGGATCGGGGTTGCCGTCATCACCAGCAGGTGCGGCGGGTTGATCGCCTTGTCGGTGAGCGCCGCGCGCTGCTCGACACCGAAGCGGTGCTGCTCGTCGACCACGACCAGGCCGAGGTCGGCGAAGAAGACGTTGTCCTGGAGCAGGGCGTGGGTGCCGATGACGATCCCTGCCTCGCCGCTGGCGATGCGCGAGAGCGGCGCGGTGCGCTGGGTCTTGTTCATCGAGCCGGTGAGCAGTTCCACGTGGGTGCCGGCGCCGGAGCCGAAGATGGTGCCGCCCATGGCGAGATCGCCCAGCATCGTGACGATCGAGCGGTAGTGCTGTTGGGCGAGCACCTCGGTCGGTGCGAGCAGGGCCGCCTGGCCGCCGGAGTCGACCACCCGCAGCATCGCGCGCAGGGCGACGAGCGTCTTTCCCGATCCGACTTCACCCTGGAGCAACCGGTTCATCGGGTGGGGTGCGGCCAGATCGGCCTCGATCTGCGCACCCACCTCGACCTGGCCGGCGGTGAGCGTGAAGGGCAGCCGCCCGTCGAAGTCCGCGAGCAGGGCCCCGTCGCCGCCGTCGCGGGCCGTCGCACCCAGGGACCGCGTCGCCCGGCGCCTCCGGCCGAGCACCAGTTGGGTGATCAGCGCTTCCTCGAACCGGAACCGGTGGTGCGCCTGCTCGACCTGGTCCTCGTCCTCCGGCTGGTGCACCCAGTCGTAGGCGCGCTCGACACCGACGACGTCGTACTTCTCCCGGATGGGCTCGGGGATGACCTCGGTGGGACTGTCGACGACCGACCGTGCGAACTTCACGGCGCGGGCGACGTCCCAGGACTCCAGGCCCTTGGTGAGGGGGTAGATCGGGTAGTAGGCGCCGAGGTCGAGGACGTCCTCGGAGAGCTCGCCCTCGTCGCCCTCAGCACCGTCGCCCTGGCCGAAGATCGTCATCTGCGGGTTGACCAGTTGCCACTGGTCCCGGAACTGGTCGGCCTTGCCGAGGAAGACGCCGCGGTTGCCGACGGCGACCCGCTTGGCGTGCCAGGCCGCGGTGCCGGCGTTGCGGGCGAAGAAGGTCATCTTCAGGCTCGGCCCGCCGGTGCGCAGCACTGCTTCGACACGAGCGGCCGGGCGGCCGGTCCGTCGGTCGTTGTAGGTGACGGTGCGGCAGTCGGTGATCTCGCCGACCACGCAGAGCATCTGGCCGACCCGGAGGTCGTCGATCTTCGTCAGTGAGCCGGTCTCGAGGTAGCGCCGCGGGAAATGCCGCAACAGGTCGCCGACGGTGTGCAGCCCGAGACCGTCGCTGAACTTCTTGCGCTTGGCTGGCGTCGCGGCGCCGAGCACGGTCGTCAGGGACGAATCGAAGGTAATCGCCACCTACGCCTCAGCTCATTCGACGGACATCAGGAGCGGGTATCGCTCCTGACCACCGTCGTACACCATGACGTCGACACCGGGGTGGACCTCCTCGACCCACGCGGCGGTGCGCTCGGCGAGGCCGTCGCTGTCTTCGCCGCTCACGATCGTCACCAGTTCGCCGCCGGCAGCCAGGAGGCGTTCGAGGACCTGGATCGCCACGGCGCCCAGTTCCTGCCCGACGACCGCGAAGTCGCCGGCGACCACGCCGAGGGCGTCGCCCGGCTCGCACGGACCTCCCGTGGTGATGGCCTGCTTGGCCGCGATCGTGACGGCGCCGTGGCGCACGTGGCGGGCGGTGGCCGTCATCTCGGTGACGTCCTGGTCGAAGGCCCGGCCGGGCTCATGGACGGCGACGGCCGCGAGGCCCTGGACCTGCGCGTGGGTGGGGATGACCGAGACCCGCAGGCCCTGGGCCCGGTGGTCGGCTTCCGCCGTACTGGCGGCGGCGAGCGCGGCCCGGACGGTCGGCTCGTCGTTCGGGAGTACGACGACCTCCCTGGCCCCGCTGCCGGTGATCGCGGCCAGCAACTCACCGGTCGACGGGCGACGCGTCGGGCTGCCGAGCACCACGACGGCTCCTGCTTCGGCGAAGAGCTCGCCGAGTCCGGGACCGGCGGCGACGGCCACGATGCAGCGGCCGGCCAGGGGGATGCTGGGCTCGCCCGGCTGGGCGTTCTGGGCAGCGATCTGCTCGGCGAAGTGGGTGACCCGGATCCGGTGCGGTCGTCCGATCTCGAGAGCGACCTCGATCGCGGCCCCGACGTCGTCGGTGTGGACGTGCACGTTCCACAGGCCGTCTCCCCCGACCACCACCACCGAGTCACCGAGCTCGCCGAGGCGCCCGCGCAGGTCACCGGCCGCCGGGTCGGGCGCGTCGAGGAGGTACATCACCTCGTAGGACGGACCGTCCTCGCTGAGGTCGTGGTCCGC includes these proteins:
- the smc gene encoding chromosome segregation protein SMC, with product MYLKSLTLKGFKSFASATTLQLEPGITCIVGPNGSGKSNVVDALAWVMGEASAKSLRGGKMDDVIFAGTTGRPPLGRAEVMLTIDNSDGALPIDYSEVTISRTMFRTGGSEYAINGTSCRLLDVQELLSDSGIGREMHVIVGQGQLDQILHATPEDRRGFIEEAAGVLKHRKRKEKALRKLDSTEGNLTRLNDLLSEIRRQLKPLGRQAEVARRAATVQADVRDARARLLADDLVTARTALEQELADESVLVTRRAEVEAAVAVAREQEAVLEAALREDLPALSVAQETLSSLNALRERFRGTHSLATERVRNAAGADADGTPDGRDPDELEAEAARLAEQEAGIVAQVAEQQTALETAVQGRRTAEEAAAAEERRVAGLLRAAADRREGLARLHGQVNTLRSRASAAEEEIGRLSTARADATTRADKSQRDFTALETRVAGLDAGEEGLDSEHEAAVAQLDDLAERLGKLREEAQQADRDKAGLTARKEALELGLARKDGAGALLAASDTVSGLLGSVAALINVRSGYEGAVATALGAAADAVAVTDADTALAAIDHLKADDLGRAGLLLGGGEAEDVSQWPGLPAGASYAASVVDCPAQVRPALNRLLRKIAVVDDLAAARSLVADLPDVVAVTRDGDLLGAHFASGGSNASQSLIEIQAAVDEATSSLAEAIASSERLSFDLARIENEKSAAQQRVDVALAKLHESDATLAAVAEELGQHGSLARAARAEAERMTEAIKQAETSREQALVGLAELEQRLASAEEDGEEEPDTTEQERLVEVTRAARQSEMEARLSLRTSEERGRALHGRVDQMRKAAQAERQARARAAERRSRLIAEGRAGQAVATAVTFVLARLEGSVEQASQRRQAVEDSRRGREQELMTVRQSLRDLGREHEELVSSVHRDEMARTQQKMRIEQIEIKALEELGLEADGLVAEYGPDLPVPVLYVPEDEAAEAPAAAAESEEEAEPRTVPYVREEQIKRLRSAERALNMLGRVNPLALEEFTAMEERHQFLSEQLEDLRATRKDLLDIVKDVDVRVEQVFTEAFADVTKAFDQTFARLFPGGEGKLVLTDPSNMLTTGIEVEARPPGKKVKRLSLLSGGERSLVAVAFLVALFKARPSPFYILDEVEAALDDTNLGRLLEIYEELRENSQLLVITHQKRTMEVGDALYGVTMRGDGVSAVISQRLREAESA
- the mutM gene encoding bifunctional DNA-formamidopyrimidine glycosylase/DNA-(apurinic or apyrimidinic site) lyase, translating into MPELPEVEVVRAGLERHVVGATITAIDVLHDRPVRRHPSGAAGFTAALTGRRIDGARRRGKYLWLPLDNGDAILGHLGMSGQMLVQPVDAPVERHLRVRFRLDGAAEGRELRFVDQRMFGGLSVSLGGAELPPEIAHIARDPMDPEFDDEQFIARLRKRTSGVKRLLLDQGLISGVGNIYADEALWRAGLHGERPGDRLTRKQAVDLLRHAREVMGAALAQGGTSFDALYVNVNGESGYFDRSLHAYGREDEPCDRCGTAIRRVAFMNRSSYFCPRCQPTPRRRL
- the rnc gene encoding ribonuclease III, with the protein product MTDYVELRRALGDPTLDPELLDRALTHRSYAYENGGLPTNERLEFLGDSVLGVVVTETLYVIHPDLSEGRLAKLRAAVVNARALAGVARDMGLGKHIKLGRGEEATGGRDKASILSDTVEAVIGAIHLSGGGITTSSEVVHRLFDPLIEAASALGAGLDWKTSLQELAAEQSLGVPEYVIEDDGPDHLKTFTAQVRVGERLYGNGTGRSKKEAEQGAAETAYGEIAADLGLDAHGRPIAAGS
- the rpmF gene encoding 50S ribosomal protein L32, with translation MAVPKRKMSRSNTRHRRSAWKAVAPVLVTCANPACGAKHLPHRACGTCGQYGARAARRQVL
- a CDS encoding YceD family protein: MNDLDPRAPLVLDTRELGRRPGSQREVLLTVPAPADLGIEVLAVPEGAPVELDLRMEAVMEGVLITGTAQAGLEGECARCLEPIREDLVVNFQELFVYDDIRDSADAEEDDEVSMLRDDLVDLEPLLRDAVVLALPFQPLCEDDCPGLCVECGARLADDPDHTHEAAIDPRWTALTALTEEAHEDHKD
- the coaD gene encoding pantetheine-phosphate adenylyltransferase — translated: MTRAVCPGSFDPVTNGHVDIFRRASALFDELIVATGTNISKSRLFEPDERLEMLREACADLPNVTVMGFTGLIVDFCREMDAQAIVKGLRGGNDYEYELPMAQMNAHQTGVETVFIPTTASLGYVSSSLVKEVAALGGNVSELVPPAVHKRLVERLAERTGQE
- the rsmD gene encoding 16S rRNA (guanine(966)-N(2))-methyltransferase RsmD, translating into MTRIISGVAGGRRLQTPKGDQTRPTSDRVREALFSSFEAWAGSLQGLRVLDLYAGSGAIGLEAWSRGAAAVTLVESDRSTAELIRGNARSIGCEVADVLARSVTAVLAEPPRAPFDLVFSDPPYPLDDATVAEDLALLAVQGWLADDALVVVERSRRSPQPSWPSGVVPLSGKRGQKRYGETTVWFAEHPGTTSLAP
- a CDS encoding ATP-dependent DNA helicase RecG is translated as MAITFDSSLTTVLGAATPAKRKKFSDGLGLHTVGDLLRHFPRRYLETGSLTKIDDLRVGQMLCVVGEITDCRTVTYNDRRTGRPAARVEAVLRTGGPSLKMTFFARNAGTAAWHAKRVAVGNRGVFLGKADQFRDQWQLVNPQMTIFGQGDGAEGDEGELSEDVLDLGAYYPIYPLTKGLESWDVARAVKFARSVVDSPTEVIPEPIREKYDVVGVERAYDWVHQPEDEDQVEQAHHRFRFEEALITQLVLGRRRRATRSLGATARDGGDGALLADFDGRLPFTLTAGQVEVGAQIEADLAAPHPMNRLLQGEVGSGKTLVALRAMLRVVDSGGQAALLAPTEVLAQQHYRSIVTMLGDLAMGGTIFGSGAGTHVELLTGSMNKTQRTAPLSRIASGEAGIVIGTHALLQDNVFFADLGLVVVDEQHRFGVEQRAALTDKAINPPHLLVMTATPIPRTVAMTVFGDLESSTLTELPAGRAPIQTNVVPLVQQPAWIDRVWARVREEVEKGHQVYVVCPRISGDEAEAGQVDAVNVVIDEDGEAVEVAPPPAAAAVEEVIEQLGHGPLAGLRIGRLHGRLASDEKDATMRAFAAGDLDVLVSTTVIEVGVDVANATAMVILDADRFGVSQLHQLRGRVGRGGFPGLCLLVSHTEVGTPARERLDVVASTTDGFLLSRFDLEQRREGDVLGASQAGRRSSLENLRVLRDEDTIVAAREAAEGLLDQDADLAHAAELADAVLDLERSQQAGFVDKS
- a CDS encoding DAK2 domain-containing protein; translation: MDEGTGQETAGKPGKSISLDTVVRFIDIAVDALAQAREEIDALNVFPVPDGDTGTNMYLTVVAARDALKAAIADTSDDPPHPLVAFARGALLGARGNSGVILSEMLGAVARRISAAAPDERNAMVLADALAQACTASYAAVGEPVEGTMLTVLRAASEEAVQCAADPAARSSDVLAAAAAAAREALGHTPEQLEALAMAGVVDAGGRGLSVILDAAVTVLTGHRPIPVTVPLGSHVIPVPLRPAADHDLSEDGPSYEVMYLLDAPDPAAGDLRGRLGELGDSVVVVGGDGLWNVHVHTDDVGAAIEVALEIGRPHRIRVTHFAEQIAAQNAQPGEPSIPLAGRCIVAVAAGPGLGELFAEAGAVVVLGSPTRRPSTGELLAAITGSGAREVVVLPNDEPTVRAALAAASTAEADHRAQGLRVSVIPTHAQVQGLAAVAVHEPGRAFDQDVTEMTATARHVRHGAVTIAAKQAITTGGPCEPGDALGVVAGDFAVVGQELGAVAIQVLERLLAAGGELVTIVSGEDSDGLAERTAAWVEEVHPGVDVMVYDGGQERYPLLMSVE